DNA sequence from the Arthrobacter crystallopoietes genome:
GGTAGACGCCGGTGCTGATCAGGTATCCGGGGAGAATGAAATACCCGAGCGCAACAACGCCGATCAGGTACAGCTTCGCTGTCAGCGGCCATTTACGGCCAGTGTTCACCGGAAATCTGATGATCTTCTCGCGGTAAACAAAGCGCGACACCAGCCACGGCACGAGCACGGCCAAGGCGAGTGCAGCGCCCATCAGCACCATGTGCTGAATACTCAAATCAGCGTTAAGCGGCACGAGGCTGATGATCACCATGCCCGCTGCGACCAGCGCGAGATGCCGCACGAACTCACGGTCAATCAACGCGGCCGCGACCAAGCTGAGGCCGAGCACGCTGTAACCAACAGGGTTATTCTCGACGCCGAAAAGCAGCACACCAGACACCGAGAGCAGCACCGCTGGCACCAGTTTCCAGCTGAGCGCCGTACGGGGCGGTTCGATCGAGATTGATGTCACCCCACAAGCATGTCAGCGTCGTCCGCGTCGCGAAACCGGTCTCGCGGGTTTTGCCAAGCACTACTAAGTATGCTTACGTTTAGTGAAACTTACTAGGAGGCAACATGATCGGTTTTATCATCGCAGGACTCGTCATCGGGGCGCTCGCGCGTCTTA
Encoded proteins:
- a CDS encoding CPBP family intramembrane glutamic endopeptidase → MTSISIEPPRTALSWKLVPAVLLSVSGVLLFGVENNPVGYSVLGLSLVAAALIDREFVRHLALVAAGMVIISLVPLNADLSIQHMVLMGAALALAVLVPWLVSRFVYREKIIRFPVNTGRKWPLTAKLYLIGVVALGYFILPGYLISTGVYQNWPDASDPTIFWRLFLGVNAVGIWDELFFICTTFTLLRRHFPDWLANFLQAVIFSSFLWEIGYQAWGPLLTFPFALLQGYTFKLTKSLTYVVSVHLIFDFVLFLALVHAHNRDWLPIFLY